Proteins encoded by one window of Prevotella nigrescens:
- a CDS encoding peptidase U32 family protein: MQSKDNKTRTIELLAPAKNLAWGIAAIDHGADAVYIGAAKFGARQSAGNSVEDIAALCDYAHQFGAKVHVTVNTIIYDNEMDDMLQLVRQLEKAKVDALLIQDMGLLKACKEQLKTNISLHASTQCDSRTAEKVRWLASLGFERVVLARELSVQEIADIHTAVPEVELEAFVHGALCVSYSGICYASQYCFDRSANRGACAQFCRMAFDLKDSDGKTIEHQRYLLSLKDMSQIDNLEALMRSGACAFKIEGRLKDINYVKNVVSAYNQRLNAIIAKHPDEFRRASFGRVECNFTPDLNKTFNRGYTHYFADGRQQGIFSPNTPKALGEYVGKVKEIRRDSFNVSTTASFANGDGLCFINRQANREGRTVKALEGFRVNKAVGNRLYPYKMPQGLKAGMGLYRNQDQAFEKELAGQSAVRLLPIDMEFGLTPDGYSLTVRLSGVGVPKVEAKATVQFEHQEAKKLQRDNIVRQLTKLGNTIYACEGVEINDNADRYFVPSSVLAELRRSAIESFARQSLFVEEADTLKKHGSDSTNVAAFQYVNPSQYKRFPYLYNVSNRAARAFYEQQGTNVKSAFECMDTKPMHDEALIMQCRHCIRYSLGYCVVHGGKKPTWKEPLFLELGDKRRFRLEFDCKDCQMNIYAE, translated from the coding sequence ATGCAGAGCAAGGATAATAAGACACGAACAATAGAACTGTTGGCTCCAGCCAAGAATTTGGCTTGGGGAATAGCAGCAATAGACCATGGTGCAGATGCCGTTTATATTGGTGCAGCTAAGTTTGGTGCAAGGCAATCGGCTGGCAATAGTGTGGAAGACATAGCAGCGTTGTGCGATTATGCTCACCAGTTTGGTGCAAAGGTACATGTAACGGTGAATACAATCATCTACGACAACGAGATGGACGATATGTTGCAGCTTGTTCGCCAATTGGAAAAAGCTAAGGTCGATGCTCTGTTGATTCAGGATATGGGACTGTTGAAGGCTTGCAAGGAACAGCTAAAGACCAACATATCGCTGCATGCCAGTACACAGTGCGATAGCAGAACCGCCGAAAAGGTGCGTTGGCTCGCTTCCTTGGGCTTTGAACGAGTGGTATTGGCACGAGAGTTGTCGGTGCAAGAGATAGCCGATATACATACGGCTGTGCCAGAAGTAGAGCTGGAAGCCTTTGTGCACGGAGCACTTTGTGTGAGTTACAGTGGCATTTGCTATGCTTCTCAATATTGTTTCGACCGTTCAGCCAATCGTGGAGCGTGTGCCCAATTCTGCAGAATGGCATTCGATTTGAAAGATTCCGACGGCAAGACGATAGAGCATCAGCGTTATCTTCTTTCGTTGAAAGATATGAGCCAGATAGACAATCTTGAGGCATTGATGCGTTCGGGAGCGTGTGCCTTCAAGATAGAAGGGCGACTGAAGGATATTAATTATGTGAAGAATGTTGTGTCGGCATACAACCAACGTTTGAACGCCATTATAGCAAAGCACCCCGACGAGTTCCGACGCGCATCGTTCGGAAGAGTGGAATGCAACTTCACACCCGACCTTAACAAAACTTTCAATCGTGGATATACCCATTATTTTGCCGATGGACGTCAGCAAGGCATCTTCTCGCCCAATACGCCGAAGGCATTGGGAGAGTATGTTGGCAAGGTAAAGGAAATACGCCGCGACTCGTTTAATGTTTCTACGACGGCAAGTTTCGCCAATGGCGACGGTCTGTGCTTCATCAATCGACAGGCCAACCGCGAAGGACGAACGGTGAAAGCATTGGAAGGATTCCGTGTGAACAAGGCTGTGGGCAACCGATTGTACCCTTACAAGATGCCGCAAGGCTTGAAGGCGGGTATGGGTTTGTATAGAAACCAAGACCAAGCCTTCGAGAAAGAACTTGCCGGACAGTCGGCAGTACGCCTTCTACCCATTGATATGGAGTTTGGATTAACCCCCGACGGCTATTCGCTGACGGTTCGTTTAAGTGGCGTCGGTGTTCCAAAGGTAGAAGCAAAGGCTACCGTTCAGTTTGAACATCAGGAGGCTAAGAAGCTACAGCGCGACAACATCGTCCGCCAACTCACCAAGTTGGGCAATACCATTTATGCTTGCGAGGGAGTGGAAATAAACGATAATGCCGACCGATATTTCGTTCCGAGCAGCGTGCTTGCGGAGTTAAGGCGCAGTGCCATCGAAAGTTTTGCACGCCAATCGTTGTTTGTCGAAGAAGCAGACACGCTGAAAAAGCACGGTTCGGACAGCACCAATGTGGCAGCTTTTCAATACGTAAATCCGTCGCAATACAAGCGTTTTCCCTACTTGTATAACGTTTCCAACCGTGCGGCAAGGGCATTTTACGAGCAACAGGGAACGAACGTAAAGTCTGCTTTCGAGTGTATGGACACGAAACCCATGCACGATGAGGCACTCATTATGCAGTGCCGCCATTGCATTCGCTATTCGTTGGGCTATTGCGTGGTGCACGGTGGCAAGAAACCAACGTGGAAAGAGCCACTGTTCTTGGAACTTGGCGACAAGCGACGTTTCCGTTTGGAGTTCGATTGCAAGGACTGTCAGATGAATATATACGCTGAATAA
- a CDS encoding alpha-amylase family protein, whose amino-acid sequence MKLVIYQVFTRTFGNKNSNRKPNGTLAENGVGKMNDFDDATLQQIKSLGVNTIWYTGIIRHATCTDYSAFGIPRQTPRVVKGKAGSPYAITDYYDIDPDIADNVAERMSEFEDLVKRTHKEGLKVIIDFVPNHVAREYKSMCKPKGVKDLGETDDMGKHFDANNNFYYCPNEPLDTSAIPLPNGIEADDSNKITAEYTETVARCTGNDRFDAHPQANDWYETVKLNYGVDYCDWGGRSTHFEPIPDTWHKMTDMLLFWAAKGIDGFRCDMAEMVPHEFWKYATEKVKAQYPHIIFIGEVYDPNQYRTYLAAGFDYLYDKVGMYDCLRDVMCGHRPASDITRQWQATDDIREHILYFLENHDEQRIASDFFCGNMQKGIPALIVSALFQCNPVMIYAGQEFGERGMDGEGFSGVDGRSTIFDYWSVDAIRKGFFERSELSAEQLQLEKNYRTILTLCNSEKAVREGKTFDLTYANEANESFDSSRLFAFLRSSGNTTLLIVANFGETEAHVRVNIPSHAFDYMELKEGKKDMVDLLSGNYQTATLQRDGAIEMIVPALSGRVYKF is encoded by the coding sequence ATGAAATTAGTAATTTACCAAGTGTTTACACGCACCTTTGGCAACAAGAACAGCAACAGAAAGCCAAACGGTACGCTTGCAGAAAATGGTGTTGGAAAGATGAACGACTTTGATGATGCAACGTTGCAGCAGATAAAATCGCTCGGTGTAAATACCATTTGGTACACTGGCATTATACGCCATGCCACCTGTACCGACTATTCTGCTTTCGGTATTCCACGTCAGACACCGCGTGTTGTTAAGGGTAAGGCTGGTTCGCCCTACGCCATTACCGACTATTACGACATCGACCCCGACATTGCTGATAATGTTGCGGAACGTATGAGCGAGTTTGAAGACTTGGTAAAACGCACCCATAAGGAAGGGTTGAAGGTGATTATCGACTTTGTCCCTAATCATGTGGCGCGCGAATACAAGAGCATGTGCAAGCCAAAGGGCGTGAAGGATTTGGGCGAAACCGACGATATGGGCAAGCATTTCGATGCGAATAACAACTTCTATTATTGTCCTAACGAGCCTTTAGACACGTCGGCTATACCGCTTCCCAATGGTATAGAGGCTGATGATTCAAACAAAATAACGGCTGAATACACTGAGACGGTGGCACGTTGCACAGGTAACGACAGGTTCGATGCACACCCACAAGCCAACGATTGGTACGAAACGGTCAAGCTGAACTACGGTGTTGATTATTGCGATTGGGGCGGACGCAGCACCCATTTTGAACCAATACCCGATACTTGGCACAAGATGACCGACATGTTGCTGTTCTGGGCGGCTAAAGGAATTGATGGTTTCCGCTGCGATATGGCAGAGATGGTGCCCCATGAGTTTTGGAAGTATGCCACCGAAAAGGTAAAAGCGCAATATCCCCACATCATTTTCATTGGCGAAGTGTACGACCCTAACCAGTACAGAACGTATCTTGCAGCAGGCTTCGATTATCTTTACGACAAGGTAGGCATGTACGATTGCTTGCGCGATGTGATGTGCGGGCATCGTCCGGCAAGTGATATTACACGGCAATGGCAGGCTACCGACGACATTCGCGAGCATATATTGTACTTCCTTGAGAACCATGACGAGCAGCGAATAGCGTCCGACTTCTTCTGCGGAAATATGCAAAAAGGTATTCCCGCACTTATTGTTTCAGCCTTGTTCCAGTGTAATCCGGTGATGATTTATGCTGGACAGGAGTTTGGCGAGCGGGGAATGGACGGAGAAGGCTTCTCAGGCGTAGACGGTCGCTCTACCATTTTCGATTATTGGAGCGTAGATGCCATTCGCAAAGGGTTCTTTGAGCGTAGCGAGTTGTCGGCAGAACAACTGCAATTAGAGAAGAATTACCGCACTATATTAACACTCTGCAATAGCGAGAAAGCTGTCAGAGAGGGCAAAACGTTCGACCTTACGTATGCCAACGAGGCTAACGAAAGCTTTGATAGTAGTAGGTTGTTCGCCTTTCTGCGCAGTTCGGGTAATACTACTTTGCTTATCGTAGCCAACTTTGGCGAAACAGAGGCTCATGTTCGTGTGAATATCCCTTCCCATGCGTTCGATTATATGGAGCTGAAAGAGGGCAAGAAAGATATGGTTGATTTACTTTCGGGGAACTATCAGACAGCTACCTTACAACGTGATGGTGCTATCGAGATGATTGTTCCTGCGCTTAGTGGACGAGTTTATAAGTTTTAG
- a CDS encoding single-stranded DNA-binding protein: protein MNKVMLIGYVGKEPEVHYYDIDQSVASFSLATTERGYTLPNGTKIPDHTDWHEIVLFKNLSKYAEKYIHKGDKLYVEGRVRYRNYDDKKGIRRQITEIYADSLEWLAASKTNEIFSVDNGDSLPTVGEIENFK, encoded by the coding sequence ATGAATAAAGTAATGTTGATAGGATATGTGGGGAAAGAGCCAGAAGTGCATTATTATGATATAGATCAATCTGTAGCATCTTTCTCTTTGGCAACAACAGAACGAGGATACACTTTACCAAATGGAACAAAGATTCCCGATCATACTGATTGGCATGAGATTGTATTGTTCAAAAATTTGAGCAAGTATGCAGAGAAATACATTCACAAAGGTGATAAACTGTATGTAGAAGGACGGGTACGATACCGAAACTATGATGATAAGAAAGGTATACGTCGGCAAATTACAGAGATTTATGCAGATTCTTTAGAATGGTTAGCGGCATCTAAGACGAACGAAATCTTTAGTGTTGATAATGGAGATTCATTACCAACAGTGGGAGAAATAGAAAATTTCAAATAA
- a CDS encoding alpha amylase C-terminal domain-containing protein has product MKIQDKITAAKRAEDNAQLMGIVKNDSYLVPFNEAICGRHNHAVERIKELTFEGKQTLSDFANGYNYYGLHKTNGKWIFREWVPNATNLYLIGDFNNWERSREYQCKRIEGTAGDWELILDEDKIHHGDLFKMYVFWNGGEGERIPAWAQRVVQDEGTKIFSAQVWFPEEEYQWKHKTFKPNRAPLLIYECHIGMGQDAEKVGTYIEFRKNVLPRIVDEGYNAIQIMAIQEHPYYGSFGYHVSSFFAPSSRFGTPEELKELIDEAHSNGLAVIMDIVHSHAVKNEIEGLGNLAGDPNQYFYPGERHEHPAWDSLCFDYGKNEVLHFLLSNCKFWLEEYHFDGFRFDGVTSMLYYSHGLGEAFCNYADYFNGHQDDNAICYLTLANCLIHEVNSHAITIAEEVSGMPGLAAKFKDGGYGFDYRMAMNIPDYWIKTIKELPDEEWKPSSIFWEVKNRRSDERTISYCESHDQALVGDKTIIFRLIDADMYWHFKKGDENDRVRRGIALHKMIRLVTAGTINGGYLNFMGNEFGHPEWIDFPREGNGWSYKYARRQWNLVDNKELCYHYLGDFDKKMLEVIKSEPHFNDTPLKEIWHNDTDQILAFSRNQLIFVFNFSPTHSFSDYGFLVPNGTYNVVLNTDSWEYGGFGFVDENVKHMTLADPLYEKDGKGWLKLYIPARSALVLRKKK; this is encoded by the coding sequence ATGAAGATTCAGGATAAAATAACAGCTGCAAAAAGAGCAGAAGATAACGCACAATTGATGGGTATAGTAAAGAATGATAGCTATTTAGTTCCTTTCAATGAAGCTATTTGTGGTAGACATAACCATGCTGTAGAACGTATTAAGGAACTAACTTTTGAAGGTAAGCAAACTCTTTCAGATTTTGCCAATGGATATAATTACTACGGATTGCATAAAACAAATGGTAAATGGATATTCCGTGAATGGGTTCCCAATGCTACAAATCTGTATCTAATAGGCGATTTTAATAATTGGGAGCGCAGCAGAGAATATCAATGCAAAAGGATAGAAGGTACTGCCGGCGACTGGGAACTAATACTTGATGAAGATAAAATACACCATGGCGATTTGTTTAAGATGTATGTGTTTTGGAATGGAGGAGAAGGTGAACGTATTCCCGCATGGGCACAACGAGTTGTTCAAGATGAAGGAACAAAGATTTTCTCTGCTCAAGTATGGTTTCCTGAAGAAGAATATCAATGGAAACATAAAACCTTTAAACCAAACAGAGCTCCACTTCTTATTTATGAATGTCACATTGGAATGGGGCAAGATGCAGAGAAAGTTGGTACTTACATTGAATTTAGAAAAAATGTATTACCCCGAATTGTAGACGAAGGCTACAATGCCATTCAAATCATGGCGATTCAAGAACACCCTTATTATGGAAGTTTTGGCTATCATGTAAGTTCTTTTTTTGCTCCCAGCTCTCGCTTTGGTACTCCCGAAGAACTTAAGGAACTTATCGACGAGGCACATTCCAATGGGTTGGCAGTCATCATGGACATTGTTCATTCGCACGCTGTAAAGAATGAGATAGAAGGATTAGGAAACCTTGCCGGCGACCCTAATCAGTATTTTTACCCTGGTGAACGCCACGAACACCCTGCATGGGATTCACTTTGTTTCGATTATGGCAAGAACGAAGTGCTGCACTTTCTCCTGTCTAATTGCAAATTCTGGCTTGAAGAGTATCATTTCGATGGTTTCCGTTTCGATGGTGTAACGTCCATGTTGTATTACAGCCATGGCTTAGGCGAGGCATTTTGCAACTACGCCGATTATTTCAACGGACATCAAGACGACAATGCCATCTGCTACCTAACGTTAGCAAACTGCCTAATACATGAAGTTAACAGCCATGCCATAACAATTGCCGAAGAAGTTTCAGGAATGCCAGGATTGGCTGCAAAGTTTAAAGATGGCGGTTATGGATTCGACTACCGAATGGCAATGAATATTCCTGACTATTGGATAAAAACAATAAAGGAACTGCCTGACGAGGAATGGAAACCCTCATCTATATTCTGGGAAGTAAAGAACAGACGTAGCGATGAACGTACAATATCTTACTGCGAGTCGCACGACCAAGCCTTGGTTGGCGACAAGACTATAATTTTCCGCTTAATAGACGCCGATATGTATTGGCATTTCAAGAAAGGCGACGAGAACGATAGGGTGAGACGTGGTATCGCATTGCACAAAATGATACGATTGGTTACTGCCGGTACTATCAATGGTGGGTATTTAAACTTTATGGGTAACGAATTCGGACACCCAGAATGGATTGATTTCCCCCGAGAGGGCAATGGCTGGAGCTATAAATACGCACGCCGTCAATGGAATTTGGTAGACAACAAGGAACTCTGCTATCACTATCTTGGCGATTTTGACAAGAAAATGCTGGAGGTTATAAAGAGCGAGCCACACTTTAACGATACACCACTGAAAGAGATATGGCATAACGACACAGACCAAATCTTGGCGTTTAGTCGTAATCAACTGATATTTGTTTTCAATTTCTCGCCTACACATTCATTCTCCGATTATGGTTTCCTTGTTCCTAATGGAACTTATAATGTAGTGTTGAATACAGATTCGTGGGAATATGGCGGATTTGGTTTTGTCGATGAAAACGTTAAGCACATGACTTTAGCTGATCCTCTCTATGAGAAAGATGGTAAAGGGTGGCTGAAACTCTATATACCAGCTCGAAGTGCATTAGTTTTACGAAAGAAAAAATAA
- the gldE gene encoding gliding motility-associated protein GldE: MDDLVTFITSSVEIHTPTVGVVFAAILVCLLLYVSGFASGSEIAFFSLSPNDIEELDPQKSKADKNIQMLRDDSERTLATILILNNLVNVTIVMLSGFVLRETVVFKVAWVEILCATILLTFLLLLFGEIMPKVYSSMNPLKFCRYAVNGILVARRIFWSIENVLMCSSSFAEKVLKKKTRRLSMDEIEQALELTNKNEISGEQDMLEGIIRFVDKTVKEIMTSRQDIIDLNIRSNYAEVLKCIVENNYSRIPVYQDNEDNIRGILYIKDLLPYLTKPTNFRWQSLIRPPFFVPETKKIDDLLREFQENKMHIAIVVDEFGGTSGLVTLEDILEEIVGEINDEFDEDKSFYRKLSVNEYVFEGKTSIGDFTKVLDIDDEMFEDIQGDADSMAGLLLEIKGEFPILHEKLKYKNFLFEIMAIENLRISKIKVTILRDEKQY, from the coding sequence ATGGATGATTTAGTTACATTTATTACTTCTTCTGTAGAAATTCATACTCCTACAGTAGGAGTTGTTTTTGCTGCAATATTAGTTTGTTTGCTTCTTTATGTTTCTGGTTTTGCAAGTGGTTCCGAGATAGCATTCTTCAGTTTGTCTCCTAATGATATAGAAGAACTTGATCCACAAAAAAGTAAGGCAGACAAGAATATTCAAATGCTTCGAGACGATAGTGAACGTACATTGGCCACTATTCTGATTCTAAACAATTTGGTAAATGTTACGATAGTTATGTTGTCTGGATTCGTATTGCGCGAAACTGTAGTATTTAAAGTCGCTTGGGTTGAAATACTCTGTGCTACTATTCTTCTTACCTTTCTTCTTCTACTCTTTGGAGAAATAATGCCAAAGGTGTATAGCAGTATGAATCCTCTAAAGTTTTGCCGTTATGCCGTTAATGGAATATTAGTTGCACGTCGAATCTTTTGGTCCATTGAGAATGTGCTGATGTGTAGCAGTTCTTTCGCTGAAAAGGTTCTGAAAAAAAAGACACGAAGACTTTCTATGGATGAGATAGAGCAAGCCTTGGAATTGACCAATAAGAATGAAATAAGCGGTGAACAAGATATGCTTGAAGGTATCATTCGTTTCGTTGATAAAACAGTTAAGGAGATTATGACGTCACGACAAGACATTATAGATCTCAATATACGTTCTAACTATGCCGAGGTCTTGAAATGTATCGTAGAAAATAACTATTCACGAATACCTGTTTACCAAGATAATGAAGATAACATTCGAGGCATCTTATATATAAAGGATCTTCTCCCATACTTAACAAAGCCAACTAATTTCAGATGGCAAAGTTTGATACGTCCTCCTTTCTTCGTTCCAGAAACTAAGAAAATTGATGATTTATTGCGTGAATTTCAAGAAAATAAGATGCATATCGCAATTGTCGTCGATGAATTTGGTGGTACTAGTGGACTTGTTACATTAGAAGATATACTCGAAGAAATTGTTGGTGAGATAAATGATGAATTTGATGAAGATAAATCTTTTTATCGGAAATTATCAGTCAATGAATACGTATTTGAGGGGAAGACATCTATAGGCGATTTTACAAAAGTATTGGACATAGATGATGAAATGTTTGAAGATATTCAAGGTGATGCTGATTCTATGGCGGGATTATTACTTGAGATAAAAGGAGAGTTTCCTATCTTGCACGAAAAGCTAAAATATAAAAACTTCCTGTTCGAAATAATGGCTATCGAAAATCTTCGTATTAGCAAAATAAAGGTAACTATTTTACGAGATGAGAAGCAGTATTAA
- a CDS encoding phosphatidylinositol-4-phosphate 5-kinase, giving the protein MKNLYIVIFFSVMPSFLVAQNGEVNSSVLRKDTQNKEKVITGKLPERNKIQYKNGDVYEGEFVKGKRQGEGTYIFSDGEKYSGQWFQDQQHGRGVFTFKNGNVYDGLWYKDYQQGHGIMRYYNGDVYDGEWVMDKRNGIGRYTFANGAYYDGMWKNDVKNGHGRFVWKDGTAYVGDWNNNMKEGKGIYIYRGGEEYNGDWKNDLRNGKGVYKFSNGDVYEGDYLDDERTGQGKLHYKNGEEYTGRFLKGAKSGLGTMIWKNGDVYVGNWENGLQSGQGKLTKKNKDIIEGQFRNGYMDGQIIIHYADGSKFRGMYRNGKRNGAAIEQDKKGIRFEGSYRNDMRDGKFTETDCNGKIVAQGYYENGIRHNN; this is encoded by the coding sequence ATGAAGAATTTATATATTGTGATATTTTTTTCCGTTATGCCTTCCTTTCTTGTGGCACAAAACGGAGAAGTAAACTCCTCAGTTTTACGAAAAGACACTCAGAACAAAGAAAAAGTTATAACAGGCAAATTACCTGAACGTAACAAGATTCAATACAAAAATGGTGACGTTTATGAAGGTGAATTTGTAAAAGGTAAGCGTCAGGGGGAAGGCACTTATATCTTTTCAGATGGCGAGAAATATTCTGGGCAATGGTTTCAAGACCAACAGCATGGTAGAGGCGTTTTTACATTTAAGAATGGAAATGTGTATGATGGTCTTTGGTATAAGGATTATCAGCAGGGGCATGGAATTATGCGTTATTATAATGGTGATGTGTATGATGGGGAATGGGTAATGGATAAACGGAACGGAATAGGCCGTTATACATTTGCTAACGGTGCATATTACGATGGAATGTGGAAGAATGATGTAAAAAATGGGCACGGCCGTTTTGTTTGGAAAGATGGTACTGCATACGTAGGTGATTGGAACAATAATATGAAAGAAGGTAAAGGTATTTATATTTATCGTGGTGGTGAAGAATATAATGGAGATTGGAAGAATGACCTGCGTAACGGAAAAGGAGTATATAAGTTTAGTAATGGCGATGTGTACGAAGGTGATTATCTTGATGACGAACGAACAGGTCAAGGAAAATTGCATTATAAAAATGGCGAAGAGTATACAGGGCGATTCTTAAAAGGAGCAAAGTCTGGACTTGGAACTATGATATGGAAGAATGGCGATGTTTATGTTGGAAATTGGGAAAATGGTTTGCAAAGTGGACAAGGAAAACTTACCAAAAAGAATAAAGATATTATTGAGGGGCAGTTTCGTAATGGCTATATGGATGGGCAAATCATAATTCATTATGCAGATGGAAGCAAATTCCGTGGTATGTATCGTAATGGAAAACGTAATGGAGCAGCCATAGAACAAGATAAAAAAGGGATACGTTTTGAAGGTTCTTATAGAAATGATATGCGTGATGGAAAGTTTACCGAAACTGATTGCAATGGTAAAATAGTTGCACAAGGTTATTACGAGAATGGTATCCGACACAATAATTAA
- a CDS encoding MATE family efflux transporter — MDKTNREILNLALPSIVSNITVPLLGLVDLTIVGHIGNENYIGAIAIGSMIFNIMYWILGFLRMGTSGMTSQAYGRKSWEEALRVLLRALTIGVSMGMVFIICQSAIEWGMVRAMNTPESSLPLVRSYFHIVIWGAPAMLGLYGLTGWFIGMQNTKIPMFIAIVQNIINIFASLMFVFGFGWKIEGVATGTLIAQWSGFLMSLFFVRRGLGNKTFYESSAIVQLSISLFKSTLTRTGAWRRFFVVNRDIFLRTLCLVAVNLFFTSAGGKQGALILSVNTLLMTMFTLFSYFMDGFAYAGEALSGKLYGANDKSGFLKMVHRLFLFGGAMVVLFTSVYVFGGIDFLQLLTDDDFIICSSLPYLVWACLIPLTGVAGFIYDGIFIGMTETKGMLVSSAVAMFCFFIFYYVAEPFWDNNALWIAFLIFLSLRGIFQFFWSKKYLFSRFRSSKE; from the coding sequence GTGGATAAAACGAACAGAGAAATACTCAATCTTGCGCTTCCGTCAATAGTTAGTAACATTACTGTGCCCCTCCTGGGTCTGGTAGATTTAACCATCGTAGGTCATATAGGCAACGAAAACTACATCGGAGCAATAGCCATAGGTTCTATGATATTCAATATTATGTATTGGATATTGGGCTTTCTGCGCATGGGGACAAGTGGAATGACGTCGCAGGCATACGGCAGAAAGTCTTGGGAGGAGGCACTGCGCGTGTTGCTCCGTGCCTTAACCATAGGTGTAAGTATGGGTATGGTCTTTATTATTTGTCAATCTGCCATAGAATGGGGCATGGTTCGTGCAATGAATACTCCAGAAAGCTCTTTGCCACTGGTTCGTTCTTATTTCCACATTGTAATTTGGGGCGCGCCTGCTATGCTCGGCTTATACGGGCTGACAGGCTGGTTCATTGGTATGCAGAACACCAAAATACCTATGTTTATTGCCATTGTACAAAACATAATTAATATTTTTGCTTCACTGATGTTTGTCTTTGGTTTTGGTTGGAAAATAGAAGGTGTTGCTACAGGTACGCTTATTGCACAATGGAGCGGTTTCCTCATGTCATTATTTTTTGTACGTCGTGGACTTGGAAATAAAACATTCTATGAGTCGTCTGCCATTGTGCAGCTTTCCATTTCGCTTTTTAAGTCTACACTTACTCGCACAGGAGCATGGCGACGCTTCTTCGTTGTAAACCGCGACATATTCCTTCGTACGCTCTGTTTGGTAGCTGTTAATCTCTTCTTCACAAGTGCAGGTGGGAAACAAGGGGCACTGATACTCTCTGTAAATACGTTACTGATGACAATGTTCACTCTCTTTTCGTACTTTATGGACGGCTTCGCTTATGCTGGTGAAGCATTGAGTGGTAAACTCTATGGAGCGAACGACAAATCTGGTTTTCTAAAAATGGTGCATCGCTTGTTTCTATTTGGCGGTGCTATGGTAGTTTTGTTCACGTCTGTTTATGTTTTCGGTGGTATTGACTTTCTGCAACTTCTTACCGACGATGACTTTATTATCTGTTCATCTTTACCTTATCTTGTTTGGGCTTGTCTTATTCCACTTACGGGTGTAGCAGGTTTTATTTATGATGGTATATTTATCGGTATGACCGAAACGAAAGGAATGCTCGTCTCTTCTGCCGTTGCAATGTTTTGTTTCTTTATTTTCTATTATGTGGCTGAACCTTTTTGGGACAACAATGCCTTATGGATTGCTTTTCTTATATTCCTTTCACTCCGTGGAATTTTTCAATTCTTTTGGTCAAAAAAATATCTTTTCAGTCGTTTCCGTTCGTCCAAAGAATAG
- a CDS encoding 4'-phosphopantetheinyl transferase family protein: protein MRSSINYPAKDVVLGVLEIAIGREAEKQGEIELLRQMLGYDVVLIHNEDGKPFIKGYNISISHTKGFVAILLSKHLQVGIDIEYHSDRIQKIAQRFLRSDEKYTLTSDLLTVWCAKEAVYKLFSEQHLTYQEMKVDVMNRQLLNLKTNVIIDFVLSVYSKYIMVTCWRNNKKRV, encoded by the coding sequence ATGAGAAGCAGTATTAACTATCCTGCTAAAGATGTTGTATTAGGTGTTCTTGAGATAGCGATAGGGAGAGAGGCCGAGAAACAAGGTGAAATTGAATTGCTCAGACAAATGTTGGGCTACGATGTCGTTCTAATTCATAATGAAGATGGGAAACCTTTTATAAAAGGATATAACATAAGTATATCACACACAAAGGGTTTTGTTGCTATTCTTTTGTCAAAGCATTTACAAGTCGGAATTGATATTGAATACCATTCGGATAGAATACAAAAGATTGCTCAAAGATTTTTACGGTCGGACGAAAAATATACATTAACGTCTGATTTATTAACAGTGTGGTGTGCGAAAGAAGCTGTATATAAACTCTTTTCTGAACAGCATCTCACCTATCAAGAAATGAAAGTAGATGTCATGAATAGACAATTATTAAACTTAAAAACAAATGTAATTATAGATTTCGTACTATCGGTATATTCCAAGTATATAATGGTTACATGTTGGAGGAATAATAAAAAAAGAGTTTAG